In one Mycobacterium sp. NBC_00419 genomic region, the following are encoded:
- a CDS encoding YqgE/AlgH family protein, with protein sequence MAQPEDPEDFVAPAANRVRAGTLLLANTDLMEPTFRRSVIYVVEHNDGGTLGVVLNRPSETAVYNVLPQWAKLVTKPKTMFIGGPVKRDAALCLGTLRVGTDPQGMPGLRHIAGRMVMVDLDADPDLIEPAVEGVRIFAGYSGWTIGQLEGEIERDDWIVLSALPSDVLVEPKVDLWGRVLRRQPLPLSLLATHPIDVSRN encoded by the coding sequence GTGGCACAGCCGGAGGATCCTGAGGACTTCGTCGCGCCCGCAGCCAACCGCGTGCGGGCCGGAACGCTGCTGCTCGCCAACACCGATCTGATGGAGCCGACGTTCCGGCGCAGCGTCATCTACGTCGTCGAGCACAACGACGGCGGCACCTTGGGTGTGGTTCTCAACCGGCCGAGTGAAACTGCCGTCTACAACGTATTGCCGCAGTGGGCGAAGCTGGTCACCAAGCCAAAGACCATGTTCATCGGCGGGCCGGTGAAACGCGATGCCGCCCTGTGCCTGGGCACGCTGCGGGTGGGTACCGATCCGCAGGGCATGCCCGGCCTGCGCCACATCGCGGGCCGGATGGTGATGGTCGATCTCGACGCCGACCCCGATCTGATCGAACCGGCCGTCGAAGGTGTGCGCATCTTCGCCGGATACTCCGGCTGGACCATCGGCCAGCTGGAGGGCGAGATCGAACGCGACGACTGGATTGTCTTGTCGGCGTTGCCTTCTGACGTGCTGGTCGAACCGAAGGTGGATCTGTGGGGGCGGGTGCTGCGCCGTCAGCCGCTGCCGCTGTCGCTGCTGGCGACCCACCCCATCGACGTCAGCCGCAACTAG
- a CDS encoding MFS transporter, whose product MVDARAPGSLWRAVRGMPEFWRLLELRTASQFGDGLFQAALAGGLLFNPERAADPWAVAGAFAVLFLPYSIVGPFAGALLDRWDRRTVLVGANAGRLVLVIAAGVLLAVGASDQVVLCSALIVNGFSRFVTSGLSAALPHVVPRDQVVTMNSVATATGATATFLGANFMLLPRWIFGAGDTGAATIIFLVAIPVAVALVLSMRFPTHELGPDETERAVHGSAFYAVATGWLYGARTVVTTPTVAATLSGLSAHRMVFGINSLLVLVIVRHSDTPAVTGLGLGTAVIFVAATGSGSFLANVLTPAAVRRWGRYATANAALMSAAVITVAGATLQLVVMVVCGFFLGLAGQVVKLCADTAMQIDVDDALRGHVFAVQDSLFWLSFILATTVSAAVIPLDGHAPLLALSGSLIYLVGLAAHAAIGSRGSTAL is encoded by the coding sequence ATGGTCGACGCCCGCGCACCCGGTTCGCTGTGGCGTGCGGTGCGCGGCATGCCCGAGTTCTGGCGGCTGCTCGAGCTGCGCACGGCAAGCCAGTTCGGTGACGGGCTCTTCCAGGCCGCGTTGGCCGGAGGCCTGCTGTTCAACCCGGAGCGCGCTGCCGACCCGTGGGCGGTGGCCGGCGCGTTCGCGGTGCTGTTCCTTCCCTATTCGATCGTCGGCCCGTTCGCCGGTGCGCTGCTGGACCGCTGGGATCGCCGCACCGTGCTCGTCGGGGCCAACGCCGGCCGCCTGGTTCTGGTGATCGCCGCCGGCGTGCTGCTGGCCGTCGGGGCCAGCGACCAGGTGGTGTTGTGCAGCGCCTTGATCGTCAACGGGTTCAGCCGATTCGTCACCTCGGGACTGTCGGCGGCACTGCCGCACGTGGTGCCCCGCGACCAGGTGGTGACCATGAACTCGGTGGCCACCGCGACGGGGGCCACGGCCACCTTCCTCGGCGCCAACTTCATGCTGTTGCCGCGGTGGATCTTCGGTGCCGGTGACACCGGCGCGGCGACCATCATCTTCCTCGTTGCGATCCCCGTCGCTGTGGCACTGGTGCTGTCGATGCGGTTCCCGACCCACGAACTGGGGCCCGACGAAACCGAACGGGCCGTGCATGGTTCTGCGTTCTATGCCGTGGCCACCGGCTGGCTGTACGGCGCGCGGACCGTCGTGACCACACCGACCGTCGCGGCCACCCTGTCCGGGCTGTCTGCCCACCGCATGGTGTTCGGCATCAACTCACTGCTGGTGCTGGTGATCGTGCGGCACAGCGACACCCCGGCCGTCACCGGTCTGGGGCTTGGTACCGCGGTCATCTTCGTCGCCGCCACGGGCAGCGGCTCGTTCCTGGCCAACGTGCTCACCCCGGCGGCGGTTCGACGCTGGGGCCGCTATGCGACGGCGAACGCGGCACTGATGAGCGCGGCCGTCATCACCGTTGCGGGTGCCACCCTGCAACTGGTGGTCATGGTGGTGTGCGGCTTCTTCCTCGGCCTCGCCGGCCAGGTGGTCAAGCTGTGTGCTGACACCGCGATGCAGATCGACGTCGACGACGCGCTGCGCGGACACGTGTTCGCGGTGCAGGACTCACTGTTCTGGCTGTCCTTCATCCTCGCGACGACCGTGTCGGCGGCGGTGATACCGCTCGACGGGCATGCGCCGCTGCTGGCGCTGTCCGGCTCGCTGATCTATCTGGTGGGGCTCGCGGCGCACGCGGCCATCGGCAGCCGGGGCAGCACCGCGCTCTAG
- a CDS encoding TIGR03084 family metal-binding protein yields the protein MADAGPIIDDLRDESDALDALVAPLTDDGWRLPTPAAGWTVTHQIAHLWWTDQAALTSITDEAGFAEMLAAANADPLGFVDKATEEIVAAATPPHLLAQWRETRAALHHELRGVADGRKLLWFGPPMSAPSMATARLMETWAHGLDVADAVGVAVAPTERLKSIAHLGVRTRDFAFTVHGLTPPVGPFRVELRAPDGGLWTWGPQDAAERVTGSVLDFCYLVTQRRPLGDLDVVAHGPDAETWLTIAQAFAGPPGSGR from the coding sequence ATGGCCGATGCGGGTCCGATCATCGACGATCTGCGCGACGAGAGCGACGCCCTCGACGCGTTGGTCGCCCCACTGACCGACGACGGATGGCGCCTGCCGACACCGGCGGCGGGCTGGACCGTCACCCATCAGATCGCGCACCTGTGGTGGACGGACCAGGCCGCCTTGACGTCGATCACCGACGAGGCCGGGTTCGCCGAGATGCTGGCCGCTGCGAATGCCGACCCGCTGGGATTCGTCGACAAGGCCACCGAGGAGATCGTCGCCGCCGCGACGCCGCCGCACCTGCTGGCCCAGTGGCGCGAGACCCGGGCCGCTCTGCACCACGAACTGCGCGGCGTCGCCGACGGCCGCAAACTGCTGTGGTTCGGGCCGCCCATGAGCGCACCGTCGATGGCCACCGCGCGGCTGATGGAGACCTGGGCGCACGGCCTGGACGTCGCCGACGCGGTGGGCGTCGCGGTGGCGCCGACCGAACGGTTGAAGTCGATCGCGCACCTGGGTGTGCGCACCCGCGACTTCGCCTTCACCGTGCACGGGCTGACCCCGCCAGTCGGGCCGTTCCGGGTCGAGTTGCGCGCGCCCGACGGCGGCCTGTGGACATGGGGTCCGCAGGACGCCGCCGAGCGGGTCACCGGTTCGGTCCTCGACTTCTGCTACCTGGTGACGCAACGCCGGCCCCTCGGCGACCTCGACGTGGTCGCCCACGGTCCGGATGCCGAGACGTGGCTGACCATCGCGCAGGCCTTCGCGGGCCCGCCGGGCAGCGGACGGTAA
- a CDS encoding pullulanase: MDYCLGPGDGTAEMFSGKPDLDIDGDGEFDSVRMDFDGDGLFDDAMTDADSDGLADQAVLDLDDDGTAESHYSDDGSGTWTLTGGVPAGPLRWFGLDGVEHVDGPADIDGDGRADRLLDIDRDGLADRVLRAGQGGGFDSGWVDTDGDGHWDVKLIDSDGDGAADDATAL; the protein is encoded by the coding sequence GTGGACTACTGCCTTGGGCCCGGTGACGGCACCGCGGAGATGTTCAGCGGCAAACCCGATCTTGACATCGACGGCGACGGCGAATTCGACAGTGTACGAATGGATTTCGACGGTGATGGGCTTTTCGACGACGCCATGACCGACGCCGACTCAGACGGCCTGGCTGATCAGGCCGTGCTGGATCTCGACGACGACGGGACCGCCGAAAGCCACTACAGCGACGACGGATCGGGCACGTGGACGTTGACCGGTGGCGTGCCCGCCGGTCCGCTGCGATGGTTCGGGCTCGACGGTGTCGAGCACGTCGACGGCCCGGCTGACATCGACGGCGACGGCCGCGCGGACCGGTTACTCGATATCGACCGCGACGGGCTGGCCGACCGGGTGCTGCGCGCGGGCCAGGGCGGTGGCTTCGACAGCGGGTGGGTCGATACCGATGGGGACGGGCACTGGGACGTGAAGCTCATCGATTCCGACGGTGACGGCGCAGCCGATGACGCCACCGCTCTCTGA
- a CDS encoding CCA tRNA nucleotidyltransferase codes for MSHPSEDVELLARALVELNRQGELLAEVGALFAAAGHELYLVGGSVRDAILGRLTTDLDFTTDARPDVVQRLVRPWADALWDTGIDFGTVGVGKSGQRLEITTFRADSYDQVSRNPQVRYGERLEDDLVRRDFTVNAMAVRITADGPGDFIDPLGGLAALGQRILDTPAAPEVSFGDDPLRMLRAARFVSQLQFGVADRVRDAIADMAPQLARITVERVAVEMDKMLLGADPVAGIDLVVQTGLGDVVLPEIGRMQMAIDEHHQHKDVYQHSLTVLRQAMALEEAGEPDLVLRWAALLHDIGKPDTRRHESDGGVSFHHHEVVGAKMVRKRMRALKYSKQMVDDVSQLVYLHLRFHGYGDGKWTDSAVRRYVADAGPLLPRLHKLVRADCTTRNKRRAARLQANYDDLEARIAELAAKEDLARVRPDLDGNAIMQLLGIPAGPQVGEAWNFLKELRLDRGPLDPEEATAELLAWWNAKGTPSV; via the coding sequence GTGTCCCATCCCTCTGAGGACGTCGAGCTCCTCGCCCGCGCCCTTGTCGAGCTCAACCGGCAAGGCGAGCTGCTGGCCGAGGTGGGCGCGCTGTTCGCCGCCGCCGGACACGAGCTCTACCTCGTCGGCGGCAGTGTGCGCGACGCGATCCTGGGCAGACTGACCACGGATCTGGATTTCACCACCGACGCGCGACCCGACGTGGTCCAGCGCCTCGTCCGGCCGTGGGCCGACGCGCTGTGGGACACCGGCATCGACTTCGGCACCGTCGGGGTGGGCAAGTCCGGCCAGCGGCTGGAGATCACCACCTTCCGCGCCGACAGCTACGACCAGGTGTCGCGCAATCCCCAGGTGCGCTACGGCGAGCGCCTCGAAGACGACCTGGTGCGCCGCGACTTCACCGTCAACGCGATGGCCGTGCGGATCACCGCGGACGGCCCCGGGGACTTCATCGACCCGCTCGGCGGGCTGGCGGCGCTGGGGCAGCGGATCCTGGACACCCCGGCCGCGCCCGAGGTGTCCTTCGGCGACGACCCGCTGCGGATGCTGCGCGCCGCACGGTTCGTGTCGCAGCTGCAGTTCGGCGTCGCCGACCGGGTACGCGACGCCATCGCGGACATGGCGCCACAGCTGGCCCGCATCACGGTCGAACGGGTGGCCGTCGAAATGGACAAGATGCTGCTCGGCGCCGACCCGGTGGCCGGGATCGACCTGGTGGTGCAGACCGGTCTGGGTGATGTGGTGCTGCCCGAGATCGGCCGGATGCAGATGGCCATCGACGAGCACCACCAGCACAAGGACGTCTACCAGCATTCGTTGACCGTGCTGCGGCAGGCGATGGCGCTGGAAGAAGCCGGCGAGCCGGATCTGGTGCTGCGCTGGGCGGCCCTGCTGCACGACATCGGCAAGCCGGACACCCGCAGGCACGAATCCGACGGCGGGGTGAGCTTTCATCACCACGAGGTGGTCGGCGCCAAGATGGTCCGCAAGCGGATGCGGGCGCTGAAGTACTCCAAGCAGATGGTCGACGACGTCTCCCAGCTGGTATACCTCCATCTGCGCTTCCACGGATATGGCGACGGCAAGTGGACGGATTCGGCGGTGCGCCGCTACGTCGCCGACGCCGGCCCGCTGCTGCCCCGGCTGCACAAGCTGGTCCGCGCCGACTGCACCACCCGCAACAAGCGGCGGGCGGCGCGGTTGCAGGCCAACTACGACGACCTCGAGGCGCGGATCGCCGAGCTGGCCGCCAAAGAGGATCTCGCCAGGGTTCGTCCGGATCTCGACGGCAACGCGATCATGCAGCTGCTCGGCATCCCGGCCGGCCCGCAGGTCGGCGAGGCGTGGAACTTCCTCAAGGAGCTACGTCTGGACCGCGGCCCACTCGACCCCGAGGAGGCCACCGCCGAATTGCTGGCGTGGTGGAACGCAAAGGGCACGCCCAGCGTCTGA
- a CDS encoding NUDIX hydrolase — protein MSDGEQAKPRRRRGRRRGRRAAGPPQHVAADNRTPEAGPQPTPATVADGVKPRPGKSNRPRPDRRGTTRLRTVHETSAGGLVIDGIDGPRETQVAALIGRVDRRGRMLWSLPKGHIEQGETAEQTAIREVAEETGIQGHVLAALGSIDYWFVTEGMRVHKTVHHYLMRFSGGELCDEDVEVTEVAWVPLAELPRKLAYADERRLAEVAGELIELLQSDGPTALPPLPRSAPRRRPQTHSHTRSRRSDEAGPRQSGPRTNGCGPGT, from the coding sequence GTGTCGGACGGCGAACAGGCCAAACCACGACGGCGCCGGGGTCGGCGTCGTGGTCGTCGCGCTGCCGGTCCGCCGCAGCACGTCGCAGCCGACAATCGCACCCCCGAAGCCGGGCCCCAGCCCACCCCCGCAACCGTGGCTGACGGCGTGAAACCCCGCCCCGGCAAATCCAACCGGCCACGGCCTGACCGCCGCGGCACCACGCGCCTGCGCACCGTGCACGAGACGTCGGCAGGCGGCCTGGTCATCGACGGCATCGACGGACCGCGCGAGACGCAGGTGGCCGCGCTCATCGGCCGGGTGGACCGACGCGGCCGGATGTTGTGGTCGCTGCCCAAGGGCCACATCGAGCAGGGCGAGACCGCCGAGCAGACAGCCATCCGAGAAGTGGCCGAGGAGACCGGAATCCAGGGTCACGTGCTGGCCGCCCTGGGCAGCATCGACTACTGGTTCGTCACCGAGGGCATGCGCGTCCACAAGACCGTGCACCACTATCTGATGCGCTTCTCCGGCGGCGAGCTGTGCGATGAGGACGTCGAGGTCACCGAGGTGGCCTGGGTGCCGCTGGCCGAACTGCCGCGCAAGCTGGCCTACGCCGACGAGCGGCGCCTGGCCGAGGTCGCCGGTGAACTCATCGAGCTGCTGCAGTCCGACGGGCCGACCGCACTGCCGCCGCTGCCCCGTAGCGCACCGCGGCGGCGCCCCCAGACGCATTCGCACACCCGCAGCCGTCGCTCCGACGAGGCCGGGCCGCGCCAGTCCGGCCCGCGGACGAACGGCTGCGGTCCAGGGACGTGA
- the murJ gene encoding murein biosynthesis integral membrane protein MurJ, giving the protein MTPPLRRPDPGTRTELSDSAVVSRSWGMALATLVSRITGFTRIVLLAAILGAALSSAFTVANQLPNLIAALVLEATFTAIFVPVLARAERDDPDGGEAFVRRLVTLATTLLLVATIISVAAAPLLVRLMLGRDPQVNQPLTTAFAYLLLPQVIFYGLSSVFMAILNNRNVFGPPAWAPVVNNIVAIATLGLYLLVPGPLSVDPVQMGNAKLLVLGIGTTLGVVAQTAVLLIAIRAHRISLRPLWGIDDRLKRFGTMAAAMVLYVLISQIGLVVGNQIASTAAASGPAIYNYTWLVLMLPFGIIGVTVLTVVMPRLSRNAAADDGPAVLADLALATRLTMVTLIPIVAFMTVGGPAMGSALFAYGKFGEVDANYLGVAIALSAFTLIPYALVLLQLRVFYAREQPWTPILIIVAITAVKIAGSLIAPHLTDDPELVAGYLGAANGIGFLAGAALGYVLLRRALNPPSGRLLEVDVIRTILVTTAASLLAGLIGYVADRLLGLQALTVHGGGAGSLLRLAVLGVIMLPIVVAVMVTARVPDAVAGWAAVKRRITRTTPIAVSATATVDPPRANTHVTYPERSNSSGAGARPLRYDLSATVAGGTGKGPAVNDQPSGMPPSGDATTKIPRQAADDFQPDVATNLEVESSATDDDTALIPGASVANGRYRLLVSHGGPPGLQFWQALDTALDRQVALTFVDPDRSLPPEQVQEILARTLKLSRIERPGVARVLDVTNTGSGGLVVSEWIRGGSLKEVADTSPSPIGGARAVQSLAAAAGAAHEAGVALSIDHPNRVRVSIEGDVALAFPATMPGATPEDDIRGIGAALYALLVDRWPLPEAGTPSGLAPAETDPAGEVIEPRAIDREIPFQISAAAARSVQVGGGIRSAPTLLNLLQQATAVADRTELIEPVGNSAPPAAGSEEELEAQARRKRNLLVGIGIGAGVLVIALIVLASVLSSIFGDVGGGLKGDQLGLNPSTSQSPAAAGEAVKSIKATVFSPAGGADNPDKAGLALTGATGSGWSTDTYTDPVPFPNFKNGVGLMLQLPEPTKVGSVSLTVPSTGTQVQIRSASSANPSSLDDTTVLTSATTLKAGANTIEVNSSAPTSYLLVWISTMGTTNGDNRTEISGLSVKAGS; this is encoded by the coding sequence GTGACACCGCCGCTGCGCCGTCCGGACCCCGGCACCCGCACCGAACTCTCCGACTCCGCGGTGGTCTCGCGGTCCTGGGGCATGGCGCTGGCGACCCTGGTCAGCCGAATCACCGGGTTCACCCGGATCGTGCTGCTGGCCGCCATCCTGGGTGCCGCGCTGTCGAGTGCGTTCACCGTCGCCAACCAGCTGCCGAACCTGATCGCCGCGCTGGTGCTCGAGGCCACGTTCACGGCGATCTTCGTGCCCGTGCTCGCCCGCGCCGAACGCGACGACCCCGATGGCGGCGAGGCGTTCGTCCGGCGGCTGGTCACCCTGGCCACCACATTGCTGTTGGTCGCCACCATCATCTCGGTGGCCGCCGCTCCCCTGCTGGTGCGGCTGATGCTCGGGCGCGATCCGCAGGTGAACCAGCCGCTGACAACGGCTTTCGCCTACCTGCTGCTGCCACAGGTGATCTTCTACGGCCTGTCGTCGGTGTTCATGGCGATCCTCAACAACCGCAACGTGTTCGGCCCGCCGGCGTGGGCACCGGTGGTGAACAACATCGTCGCGATCGCGACCCTCGGGCTGTATCTCCTTGTGCCGGGACCTCTCTCGGTGGATCCGGTGCAGATGGGCAACGCCAAGCTGCTGGTTCTCGGAATCGGCACGACGCTGGGGGTGGTGGCCCAGACGGCGGTGCTGCTGATCGCGATCCGGGCCCATCGGATCAGCCTGCGCCCGCTGTGGGGCATCGACGATCGCCTCAAGAGGTTCGGCACGATGGCCGCCGCGATGGTGCTCTACGTGCTGATCAGCCAGATCGGGTTGGTGGTCGGCAACCAGATCGCCAGCACCGCGGCGGCGTCGGGGCCGGCGATCTACAACTACACCTGGCTGGTGCTGATGCTGCCGTTCGGCATCATCGGCGTGACCGTGCTGACGGTCGTGATGCCGCGGCTGAGCCGCAACGCCGCCGCCGACGACGGCCCCGCCGTGCTGGCCGACCTGGCGCTGGCCACCCGGCTGACCATGGTGACATTGATCCCGATCGTGGCGTTCATGACGGTCGGCGGCCCGGCGATGGGCAGCGCGCTGTTCGCCTACGGCAAGTTCGGTGAGGTCGACGCGAACTACCTCGGGGTGGCGATCGCGCTGTCAGCGTTCACGCTGATCCCCTACGCCCTGGTGCTGCTGCAACTGCGGGTGTTCTATGCCCGCGAGCAGCCGTGGACACCGATCCTGATCATCGTCGCGATCACCGCCGTGAAGATCGCCGGCTCGCTGATCGCGCCACACCTGACCGACGATCCCGAACTCGTCGCCGGATACCTCGGCGCTGCCAACGGAATCGGATTCCTGGCCGGTGCCGCACTGGGTTACGTCCTGCTGCGCAGGGCGTTGAACCCGCCGAGCGGGCGGCTGCTCGAGGTCGACGTGATCCGCACGATCCTGGTCACGACGGCCGCCTCGCTGCTGGCCGGGTTGATCGGCTACGTCGCGGACCGGCTGCTGGGGCTGCAGGCGTTGACGGTGCACGGCGGCGGCGCCGGGTCGCTGCTGCGGCTGGCGGTGCTCGGCGTGATCATGCTGCCGATCGTCGTGGCCGTCATGGTCACCGCCCGCGTTCCCGATGCCGTCGCCGGGTGGGCGGCCGTCAAGCGCCGGATCACCCGCACCACACCGATTGCGGTGTCCGCGACGGCAACGGTCGACCCGCCGCGCGCGAACACCCACGTCACGTACCCTGAGCGCAGCAATTCGTCTGGAGCCGGGGCCCGCCCGCTCCGGTACGACCTTTCGGCAACGGTAGCCGGGGGGACGGGGAAAGGACCGGCGGTGAACGACCAACCCTCGGGCATGCCCCCGTCCGGTGACGCGACGACGAAGATCCCGCGCCAGGCCGCCGACGATTTCCAGCCCGACGTCGCGACGAATCTCGAGGTCGAGTCGTCGGCCACCGACGACGACACCGCTCTGATCCCGGGCGCCAGTGTGGCCAATGGGCGCTACCGCCTGCTGGTCTCGCACGGCGGGCCGCCGGGCCTGCAGTTCTGGCAGGCGCTGGACACCGCGCTGGACCGGCAGGTGGCGCTGACCTTCGTCGACCCCGACCGCAGCCTGCCTCCCGAGCAGGTGCAGGAGATCCTGGCCCGCACGCTCAAGCTCAGCCGTATCGAGCGTCCCGGCGTGGCCCGGGTACTCGACGTCACCAACACCGGTTCCGGTGGGCTGGTGGTGTCGGAATGGATCCGCGGCGGCTCGCTCAAGGAGGTCGCCGACACCTCGCCGTCCCCGATCGGCGGGGCGCGCGCGGTGCAGTCGCTGGCGGCGGCCGCCGGTGCGGCACACGAAGCCGGTGTGGCGTTGTCGATCGACCACCCCAACCGGGTGCGGGTGAGCATCGAAGGCGATGTCGCGCTGGCGTTCCCCGCGACGATGCCCGGTGCCACGCCCGAAGACGACATCCGCGGCATCGGTGCCGCGCTGTACGCGCTGCTCGTCGACCGGTGGCCGCTGCCGGAGGCCGGCACCCCCAGCGGATTGGCGCCCGCCGAGACCGACCCGGCCGGCGAGGTGATCGAGCCCCGGGCGATCGACCGCGAGATCCCGTTCCAGATCTCGGCGGCCGCCGCGCGCTCGGTTCAGGTCGGTGGCGGAATTCGCAGTGCCCCAACACTTTTGAACCTGCTGCAGCAGGCGACCGCGGTGGCTGACCGCACCGAGCTGATCGAGCCGGTCGGCAACTCCGCACCGCCTGCCGCCGGCTCCGAGGAGGAGCTCGAGGCCCAGGCCCGGCGCAAGCGCAATCTGCTCGTCGGCATCGGGATCGGCGCCGGCGTGCTGGTGATCGCGCTGATCGTGCTGGCATCGGTCCTCAGCAGCATCTTCGGCGATGTCGGCGGGGGCCTCAAGGGCGACCAGCTCGGCCTCAACCCGTCGACCTCACAGAGCCCGGCCGCCGCGGGTGAGGCGGTGAAATCCATTAAAGCGACGGTGTTTTCGCCGGCCGGCGGAGCCGACAACCCGGACAAGGCCGGTCTGGCGCTGACCGGGGCAACCGGCTCCGGCTGGTCCACCGACACCTACACCGACCCGGTGCCGTTCCCGAACTTCAAGAACGGTGTCGGGCTGATGTTGCAGCTGCCCGAGCCGACGAAGGTCGGCAGCGTGTCGCTGACCGTGCCGAGCACCGGCACCCAGGTGCAGATCCGCTCGGCCTCGAGCGCCAACCCGTCCAGCCTCGACGACACCACCGTGCTGACGTCGGCGACGACGCTGAAGGCCGGCGCCAACACCATCGAGGTCAACTCCTCGGCGCCGACGTCCTATCTGCTGGTGTGGATTTCCACGATGGGCACCACCAACGGCGACAACCGCACCGAGATCTCCGGGTTGAGCGTCAAAGCCGGTTCCTAA
- the sigM gene encoding RNA polymerase sigma factor SigM: protein MTSFPRSDADLLAAHVAGDRYAFAELFGRHQRRLYHLARATTRTAEDADDALQDAMLAAHRGAPSFRHDAAVGSWLHRIVVNACLDGLRRRRLPTTSVPDTDFGSVGDRTPQVDTAVTVRRALMRLPVGQRAAILAVDMQGYSVADAAALLGVAEGTIKSRCARARARLAVLLAT from the coding sequence GTGACCAGCTTTCCCCGCAGCGACGCCGACCTGTTGGCCGCCCACGTCGCCGGCGACCGCTATGCATTCGCCGAACTGTTCGGCCGCCACCAGCGCCGGCTCTACCACCTGGCGCGGGCGACGACCCGGACCGCCGAGGACGCCGACGATGCCCTGCAGGACGCCATGCTGGCCGCCCACCGCGGGGCGCCGTCGTTCCGGCACGACGCTGCCGTTGGCAGCTGGCTGCATCGCATCGTCGTCAACGCCTGCCTGGACGGGCTGCGTCGCAGGCGACTGCCCACCACGAGCGTTCCCGACACCGATTTCGGCTCGGTCGGCGACCGCACCCCGCAGGTGGACACCGCGGTGACGGTGCGCCGGGCGCTGATGCGGCTGCCGGTCGGGCAGCGCGCGGCGATCCTGGCGGTCGACATGCAGGGCTACTCGGTGGCTGACGCGGCCGCGCTGCTCGGCGTCGCCGAAGGCACCATCAAGAGTCGCTGCGCGCGGGCCCGCGCCCGACTGGCCGTTCTGCTCGCCACCTGA
- the trxB gene encoding thioredoxin-disulfide reductase, producing MTATPTVHDVIVIGSGPAGYTAAIYSARAQLKPLVFEGTSFGGALMTTTEVENFPGFRAGITGPELMDEMREQALRFGADLRMEDVEAVSLDGPIKEVVTSDGEKHLARAVILAMGAAARYLGVPGEQELLGRGVSACATCDGFFFKDQDIAVIGGGDSAMEEATFLTRFARSVTLVHRREEFRASRIMLDRARENDKITFLTNTAVLGVEGDTTVKGLRVRDVVTGEESTLPVTGVFVAIGHDPRSELVRGAVDLDPEGYVLVQGRTTSTSLEGVFAAGDLVDHTYRQAITAAGSGCSAAIDAERWLAEAHESGSTDTSEMIGAQR from the coding sequence ATGACCGCCACCCCTACCGTGCATGACGTCATCGTCATCGGATCAGGCCCCGCTGGCTACACCGCCGCCATCTACAGCGCGCGCGCCCAGCTCAAGCCCCTGGTCTTCGAAGGAACCTCCTTCGGCGGCGCACTGATGACCACCACCGAGGTGGAGAACTTTCCCGGCTTCCGCGCGGGTATCACCGGCCCGGAGCTGATGGACGAAATGCGCGAACAGGCGCTGCGCTTCGGCGCCGACCTGCGGATGGAGGACGTCGAGGCGGTCTCCCTGGACGGCCCGATCAAGGAGGTCGTGACCTCCGACGGCGAGAAGCACCTCGCCCGCGCGGTCATCCTCGCGATGGGTGCCGCCGCCCGCTATCTCGGCGTTCCCGGCGAGCAGGAGTTGCTCGGCCGCGGTGTGAGCGCCTGCGCCACCTGCGACGGCTTCTTCTTCAAGGACCAGGACATCGCCGTCATCGGCGGCGGTGACTCGGCGATGGAGGAGGCCACCTTCCTGACCCGCTTCGCGCGCAGCGTCACCCTGGTGCATCGCCGCGAGGAGTTCCGGGCATCCAGAATCATGCTGGACCGCGCCCGCGAGAACGACAAGATCACCTTCCTGACCAATACCGCGGTGCTCGGCGTCGAAGGTGACACCACCGTCAAGGGCCTGCGGGTGCGCGATGTCGTCACCGGCGAGGAGTCCACCCTGCCCGTCACCGGGGTGTTCGTCGCGATCGGCCACGATCCGCGTTCGGAACTGGTGCGCGGCGCGGTCGACCTCGACCCCGAGGGATACGTCCTGGTGCAGGGGCGCACAACCTCGACCTCCCTGGAGGGCGTCTTCGCCGCCGGTGACCTCGTGGACCACACCTACCGCCAGGCGATCACCGCCGCGGGCAGCGGCTGTTCGGCGGCCATCGACGCCGAACGCTGGCTGGCCGAGGCACACGAATCAGGCAGCACTGATACTTCCGAGATGATTGGGGCACAACGATGA
- the trxA gene encoding thioredoxin — translation MSDDSNTVTVSDDSFADDVLGSNTPVLVDFWATWCGPCRMVAPVLEEIATEKAGSLTVAKLDVDANPATARDFQVVSIPTLILFKDGEPVKRIVGAKGKAALLREIADHV, via the coding sequence ATGAGCGACGACAGTAACACCGTAACCGTTTCCGACGACTCCTTCGCCGATGACGTCCTGGGCAGCAATACCCCTGTGCTGGTTGACTTTTGGGCCACCTGGTGTGGACCGTGCCGCATGGTGGCGCCGGTGCTCGAGGAGATCGCGACCGAGAAGGCCGGTTCACTGACCGTTGCCAAGCTCGACGTCGACGCCAATCCGGCGACCGCGCGCGACTTCCAGGTGGTGTCCATTCCGACACTGATCCTGTTCAAGGACGGCGAGCCGGTGAAGCGGATTGTCGGCGCCAAGGGCAAGGCTGCCCTACTGCGGGAGATCGCCGACCACGTCTAG